The Flexivirga oryzae genome has a segment encoding these proteins:
- a CDS encoding GmrSD restriction endonuclease domain-containing protein: MAGSYEKPITIEAAIREIVARRYVLPSIQRNFTWRMDQICRLFDSVMRHYPINSLMLWQVQSEEVREGFRFYSFLEKYVERFAENNPNFDTRGHGEFYAVMDGQQRLTSFYIGLKGTYAVKKPRLWWPKAYEPAVLPPRRLFLNLAKPLDPDLNDGQMLHDFRFLTVEEAGKKPSDEENLWFEVGRILGFPAVETDDEIVDHVLDHLAGTGHAGNIHARKTLQRLYFSIRRETNLNYYVETSQEIDRVLDIFIRTNQGGTPLSFSDLLMSIASANWEDARERVDELVNLVRTEFQFSIDRNFVMKTAVMVTDGDVRFQVKNFGADNVAKIRESWDDIRDSIVESFRMIARFGLNDASLRAKNAAIPIVYYLFHRDRDLAGGQRGRFTVINRLNRYPEDRNRIRQWLLMSLLRGVFGRAADSVLTNLRGLIHSNLDVAEGFPLAEIISSSRGTARDLTFDDELIERMLHTQTDNAECFSILALLQPDVDITQILHIDHLHPAAAFSSSRLEASPFVNQSPEIRAFYEAPENWNAIVNLHLLTEAENTSKQDKPLGEWLDPLNGRTTLDPMIPAGTDLSFEAFPAFVEARGEVIKERLRSLISHSATNPEASASPSV; this comes from the coding sequence GTGGCAGGAAGTTACGAGAAACCGATCACGATCGAGGCCGCGATCCGAGAGATTGTCGCGCGTCGCTATGTCCTCCCTTCGATACAACGTAACTTCACGTGGCGAATGGACCAGATATGCAGGCTGTTCGACTCTGTGATGCGCCACTACCCGATCAACAGCCTGATGTTGTGGCAGGTCCAGTCGGAAGAGGTTCGTGAAGGCTTCCGGTTCTACAGCTTTCTCGAGAAGTATGTCGAGAGGTTCGCGGAGAACAACCCGAACTTCGACACACGGGGCCACGGCGAGTTCTACGCCGTGATGGACGGTCAGCAGAGACTCACGTCGTTCTACATCGGCTTGAAGGGGACCTATGCCGTCAAGAAGCCGCGGCTGTGGTGGCCGAAGGCCTACGAACCGGCCGTCCTTCCACCACGCCGCTTGTTCCTCAATCTGGCCAAGCCGCTCGATCCTGACCTCAACGACGGACAGATGCTGCACGACTTCAGGTTCTTGACCGTCGAGGAGGCCGGGAAGAAGCCGAGCGACGAGGAAAACCTCTGGTTCGAAGTGGGAAGGATCCTGGGCTTCCCCGCGGTCGAGACCGATGACGAGATCGTCGACCACGTCCTCGACCACCTGGCCGGGACCGGACACGCCGGCAACATCCATGCCCGAAAGACTCTGCAACGTCTGTACTTCTCGATTCGGCGGGAGACGAACCTCAACTACTACGTGGAGACGAGCCAGGAGATCGACCGGGTCCTCGACATTTTCATCCGGACGAACCAGGGCGGAACCCCGTTGTCCTTCTCCGACCTGCTGATGTCGATCGCGTCGGCGAATTGGGAGGACGCCCGTGAGCGTGTCGACGAGCTGGTGAACCTCGTCCGGACCGAGTTCCAGTTCTCCATCGACCGCAACTTCGTGATGAAGACCGCCGTGATGGTTACAGATGGGGACGTCCGATTCCAGGTGAAGAACTTCGGTGCGGACAACGTCGCGAAGATCCGCGAGTCGTGGGATGACATCCGCGATTCGATCGTCGAATCGTTCCGGATGATCGCCAGATTCGGGCTCAACGATGCTTCGCTGCGAGCGAAGAACGCAGCTATCCCGATCGTCTACTACCTGTTTCACAGGGATCGTGACCTGGCTGGTGGACAGCGCGGGCGGTTCACGGTCATCAACCGACTCAACAGATACCCCGAAGACCGCAACCGCATCCGACAATGGCTGCTTATGTCGCTGCTGCGCGGAGTCTTCGGTCGTGCCGCCGACAGCGTGCTGACAAATCTCCGAGGGCTCATCCATTCGAATCTCGATGTGGCGGAGGGCTTCCCCCTCGCGGAGATCATCAGCTCATCGCGCGGAACCGCCCGTGACCTGACTTTCGACGACGAGCTCATCGAGCGCATGCTGCACACACAGACGGACAACGCCGAGTGCTTCTCGATCCTCGCGCTGCTCCAACCCGATGTCGACATCACCCAGATCTTGCACATCGACCATTTGCACCCCGCAGCCGCGTTCTCGTCATCACGGCTCGAGGCCTCGCCCTTCGTCAACCAGAGTCCGGAGATACGTGCGTTCTACGAGGCACCCGAGAACTGGAACGCCATCGTCAACCTGCACCTGCTGACGGAGGCGGAGAACACGTCGAAGCAGGACAAGCCGTTGGGGGAGTGGCTCGACCCGCTGAACGGTCGAACGACGCTCGATCCCATGATTCCCGCCGGAACCGATCTCTCGTTCGAAGCATTCCCCGCGTTCGTCGAAGCACGCGGCGAGGTCATCAAGGAACGACTCCGGTCCTTGATCAGCCACTCGGCCACAAATCCTGAGGCATCCGCCTCACCATCGGTGTGA
- a CDS encoding DEAD/DEAH box helicase, translating into MTELLPSLQALRLRDGLVDYLTTTFALADAEPRQALTDFLQDPDSGIFKGPYVRLRLPFHTADSAGDSPLDWQPPFPPYRHQEEAHRHLTSKDLRPDKPRPLPTIVTTGTGSGKTEAFLNPIIDHVLRARRDGITGMKALILYPMNALADDQAGRLTKLITTDPKLANVTAGLYTGDANPGQGQGRSKVAKEGLITNRTTMRDTPPDILLTNYKMLDQLLLRPEDAPLWSQSALSLTYLVLDEFHTYDGAQGTDVAMLLRRLGLRLRSHVPEDHPDRPLFDACPLGRVTPVATSATLGDGGDPTAMLDFAAQVFGEPFDRSAAITERRVDAETYSEAARTTVTEHALRRRRLFSMLSTEVAEIADLARVCEDDGDRLVAEVARRLYGPGPAPEHLTAATLLRAHDDIRAFVDDAAEAVPLADLAAQAFGSQIDDNDKQQAVATILAALSHIRLADRGAVSVEVTQWIRELTRLDRVVSAQPAFRWSDDGPPIDDAQTIALPAIFCRSCGRSGWGVSLAPTGRDLAASDNNIRAEHLWKTGRFRALLHAPGEAALVADKRSQGDPQPEQHAPNLRWLDVGKRALLLHAPAEDDEDLLEGRILPVVMLDGDTEDIERRSKSDDCPSCGKRDQIRFLGSAIATLLSVSLSTLFGDAALDPGEKRALVFTDSVQDAAHRAGFVDTRSHTLSLRAALRDGLDKPMSLVEWTDEVLRRADGDGFARYRLVPRSLLDNEFFHSYWSANSPSRIPASGRTAMRRRLLFDIELEVGLQASYGRTLEATGSIGVQVNAGNPERVAGFGRRACATDGTDTLPIGHVDDTALRRWVHGTLEHLRRDGAIEHDWLRRYVQHDGGRIWVWGKRRRDQGAPAFPPGRGAPAFAITDGSVDPKSDFVRVTSPQSWYARWAQKCLGVNTAHGATLAARLLKELSKADVVRETNTDKGAHAFGLTPDVVRAVPLSDEELRDRVTLVVCDTCHSPVPTTPELGDLFAGGPCTTDRCRGTLKAAPRDPNSFYRNLFANSDMRRVDAHEHTSLIDPVERRHIEAGFKRTDQSPGDPNVLVATPTLEMGIDIGDLTTVMLSSLPDSVAKYVQRVGRAGRLTGSSLALAYVTGRGDQLPQLGEPLSMINGTVRPPATYLDAEEILRRQFLAHVIDDLVRSGHVDVPRTTGEALASTDPGTFLGTVIDRVEHDGVRLLEDFVGTFAHRDTAGIAMLRTWVLAPDGEPDTFAATVHHAAHEHRSEVEELRRRRTAVVDAIPGLRERAELPAASDDDRTAYRSAVGTAKLVKRVLSDITGSPWISGLEMRGLLPNYSLLDDTVELDAQISWIDPETERFDSDSLVIPRGSARALTELAPGAHFYAHGLELRVDGIEIGQDQAEVAHYALCDECGHLKEFEAATDPSPTSCPRCGSTGIADTGQRFDAVRLKRVFSEVRRDDAKITDNDDLRHSQRFEVLVAVDFDPARLVEQWSVEAAGLGVSHYRRLPVRWFNLGRSSNAPSTRILAGRDVAAQLFRVCEICGKLDQEAGTNSPHEHRAWCPHRTAVDEHTREFGLSRELVTQAIAISLPPSVTADQFSVPSLQAALLLGLREIIGGAPDHLRVEVVPQPLGTGDGATRTALLLHDIVPGGTGYLTDVAGAERLWAILLRAARTLEDCPCQYEERAACHRCLLPFTHDSSSVTRLDAIRALRVLLEIDEETSAHALEIDAPTWDVTDRPIDADWGESTLEQKFRNALKERLAKNTDVKESTGPNGAELRISSGGRQWRLRPQVLISQTKPDFELTASGGAGRYAIYTDGHAYHAVPAVNRLADDAEKRERLRSQGIQVIAVAWGDIDDPTRPVWLNDQVIAALRKTPQGAGISQAVVQEYAGGPLALLEGIVHNPTDPARTMLARNLPFLLAQRPGFRRGWIGPDQDLLRVADSLLAEPERELDTAGDSLIVHRSEHLVLACRLKGIAPVEVALVFDDTETAVASPDHVDAWHAWLELSNVIGLSDIEARISVRSLVEKDAKATGGAPVSTVDEAAWDGSDLGGLGSTAKRVAALLAAAGVAQPDIMSEVDGIMVDLTWREQRVAVLDAEAPADDLEDLRGSGWKVVRLDLTAPEQLAQDVRNALDEQKG; encoded by the coding sequence ATGACCGAGCTCCTACCCAGTCTGCAGGCGCTGCGGCTGCGCGACGGCCTTGTCGACTACCTGACGACGACCTTCGCGCTCGCCGACGCCGAGCCACGGCAGGCACTCACCGACTTCCTGCAGGACCCGGACTCCGGGATCTTCAAGGGTCCCTACGTTCGGCTCCGCCTCCCCTTCCACACCGCGGACTCCGCCGGTGACAGTCCGCTGGACTGGCAGCCGCCGTTCCCGCCGTACCGGCACCAGGAGGAGGCGCACCGGCACCTGACGAGCAAGGATCTCCGCCCCGACAAACCGCGCCCGCTGCCGACCATCGTCACCACCGGCACCGGCTCCGGCAAGACCGAGGCGTTCCTCAACCCGATCATCGACCACGTGCTGCGCGCCCGGCGCGACGGCATCACCGGCATGAAGGCGCTCATCCTCTACCCGATGAACGCCCTCGCCGACGACCAGGCAGGTCGTCTCACCAAGCTGATCACCACCGACCCCAAGCTCGCCAACGTCACCGCCGGTCTCTACACCGGTGATGCGAATCCCGGCCAGGGCCAAGGACGTTCGAAGGTCGCCAAGGAAGGGTTGATCACCAACCGCACGACGATGCGGGACACCCCGCCCGACATCCTGCTCACCAACTACAAGATGCTCGACCAGCTGCTGCTCCGGCCCGAGGACGCACCGTTGTGGTCGCAGAGTGCACTGTCGCTCACCTACCTGGTGCTGGACGAGTTCCACACCTACGACGGTGCACAGGGCACCGACGTCGCCATGCTGTTGCGTCGGCTCGGGCTGCGGCTGCGCAGTCACGTCCCGGAGGATCACCCGGACCGACCGCTCTTCGACGCGTGCCCGCTCGGCAGGGTGACCCCGGTTGCCACCTCTGCGACCCTCGGCGACGGCGGTGACCCGACGGCGATGCTCGACTTCGCGGCGCAGGTCTTCGGCGAACCCTTCGACCGCAGCGCTGCCATCACCGAACGACGCGTGGACGCCGAGACCTACTCCGAAGCAGCCCGCACTACCGTCACCGAGCACGCACTCCGACGCCGCCGACTGTTCTCGATGTTGTCGACCGAGGTCGCAGAAATCGCGGATCTGGCACGGGTGTGCGAGGACGACGGTGATCGGCTCGTCGCAGAGGTCGCCAGGCGACTCTACGGACCGGGGCCGGCGCCCGAACACCTCACTGCGGCAACACTGTTGCGCGCGCACGACGACATACGAGCCTTCGTCGACGACGCTGCCGAGGCAGTGCCACTGGCCGACCTCGCGGCCCAGGCATTCGGGAGCCAGATCGACGACAACGACAAACAGCAAGCCGTCGCGACGATCCTCGCCGCGCTCAGCCACATCCGGCTCGCCGACCGCGGCGCGGTCTCGGTCGAGGTGACCCAGTGGATCCGTGAGCTCACCCGGCTGGATCGTGTCGTCTCGGCTCAGCCGGCGTTCCGGTGGTCCGACGACGGTCCACCGATCGACGACGCGCAGACGATCGCCCTCCCGGCCATCTTCTGCCGATCGTGCGGCCGCTCCGGCTGGGGTGTCAGCCTCGCACCGACCGGCCGGGATCTGGCCGCGTCCGACAACAACATACGCGCTGAACACCTCTGGAAGACAGGGCGATTCCGCGCCCTACTGCACGCGCCTGGCGAGGCTGCGTTGGTGGCGGACAAACGCTCCCAGGGTGATCCGCAGCCCGAGCAGCACGCACCCAATCTGCGCTGGCTGGACGTCGGGAAGCGCGCGCTGCTCCTGCACGCCCCGGCCGAAGACGACGAGGATCTGCTGGAGGGCCGCATCCTGCCCGTGGTGATGCTCGACGGCGACACCGAGGACATCGAGCGACGGTCCAAGTCCGATGACTGCCCCTCCTGCGGCAAACGCGACCAGATCCGCTTCCTCGGCAGCGCGATCGCAACCCTGCTCTCGGTGAGCCTGTCCACGCTCTTCGGTGACGCCGCGCTCGACCCGGGCGAGAAGCGGGCACTGGTCTTCACTGACTCCGTCCAGGACGCGGCTCACCGCGCGGGCTTCGTCGACACCCGGTCGCACACGCTCTCCCTCCGCGCAGCGTTGCGCGACGGGCTCGACAAGCCGATGTCGCTGGTCGAGTGGACCGATGAGGTGTTGCGTCGGGCCGACGGCGACGGGTTCGCACGCTACCGGCTGGTCCCCCGGTCCCTGCTCGACAACGAGTTTTTCCACTCCTACTGGTCGGCGAACAGTCCGTCGCGGATCCCGGCGTCGGGTCGCACTGCCATGCGACGCCGGTTGCTCTTCGACATCGAGTTGGAGGTCGGGCTGCAGGCGTCATACGGGCGAACACTGGAGGCCACCGGGTCTATCGGCGTCCAGGTGAACGCCGGCAACCCCGAGCGGGTCGCCGGTTTCGGCCGCAGGGCGTGCGCGACCGACGGCACCGACACGCTGCCGATCGGGCACGTCGACGACACCGCGCTGCGCCGCTGGGTGCACGGCACCCTGGAGCACCTGCGCCGCGACGGCGCGATCGAGCACGACTGGTTACGTCGTTACGTCCAACACGACGGTGGTCGGATCTGGGTGTGGGGCAAACGCCGCCGTGACCAGGGGGCTCCCGCCTTCCCACCGGGTCGAGGTGCACCGGCTTTCGCGATCACCGACGGATCGGTCGATCCCAAGAGCGACTTCGTGCGAGTGACCAGTCCACAGAGCTGGTATGCCCGGTGGGCGCAGAAGTGTCTGGGAGTCAACACCGCACACGGCGCGACGCTTGCCGCTCGGCTCCTGAAAGAACTGTCGAAGGCAGATGTCGTCCGCGAGACCAACACCGACAAGGGCGCCCACGCCTTCGGTCTCACACCGGATGTGGTCCGCGCCGTGCCTCTGTCGGACGAGGAGCTGCGCGACAGGGTCACACTCGTCGTCTGCGACACCTGCCACTCGCCCGTGCCCACCACGCCGGAGCTCGGTGACCTCTTCGCCGGTGGACCGTGCACGACGGATCGGTGCCGAGGCACGCTCAAGGCAGCGCCGCGCGACCCGAACTCGTTCTACCGCAACCTGTTCGCGAACTCGGACATGCGACGGGTCGACGCTCACGAGCACACCAGCCTCATCGACCCGGTGGAACGACGCCACATCGAGGCGGGCTTCAAACGCACCGACCAGTCCCCCGGTGACCCCAACGTGCTGGTCGCGACGCCGACCCTGGAGATGGGCATCGACATCGGTGACCTGACGACCGTGATGCTCTCGTCGCTGCCGGACTCCGTCGCGAAATACGTGCAGCGCGTGGGACGCGCAGGGCGGCTCACCGGCAGCTCGTTGGCACTGGCCTATGTGACGGGTCGCGGTGACCAACTGCCGCAGCTCGGAGAGCCGCTGTCGATGATCAACGGCACGGTGCGACCGCCTGCGACATACCTCGACGCGGAGGAGATCCTGCGCCGGCAGTTCCTCGCGCACGTCATCGACGATCTGGTGCGCAGCGGCCACGTCGACGTCCCGCGCACCACCGGCGAGGCACTTGCATCGACCGATCCGGGGACCTTCCTCGGAACTGTCATCGATCGGGTCGAGCACGACGGGGTGCGTCTGCTGGAGGACTTCGTCGGCACGTTCGCGCACCGCGACACCGCCGGCATCGCGATGCTCCGGACGTGGGTGCTCGCCCCCGACGGCGAGCCGGACACCTTCGCCGCGACCGTCCATCACGCAGCGCACGAACACCGCAGCGAGGTCGAGGAGCTGCGTCGCCGGCGCACGGCTGTGGTCGACGCGATCCCGGGGTTGCGGGAACGAGCCGAGCTTCCTGCGGCGAGTGACGACGACAGGACGGCATACCGGTCGGCAGTGGGCACGGCCAAGCTCGTCAAGCGGGTGCTGAGCGACATCACCGGAAGTCCCTGGATCAGCGGACTCGAGATGCGCGGGCTGTTGCCGAACTACTCCCTGCTGGACGACACCGTCGAGCTCGACGCACAGATTTCCTGGATAGACCCGGAGACCGAGCGGTTCGACAGCGACTCACTCGTCATCCCGCGCGGCTCAGCCCGTGCGCTGACAGAGCTCGCACCGGGCGCGCACTTCTACGCGCACGGGCTCGAGCTGCGCGTGGACGGCATCGAGATCGGCCAGGACCAGGCGGAGGTCGCGCACTACGCCCTGTGCGACGAGTGTGGCCATCTGAAGGAGTTCGAGGCAGCAACCGACCCCTCGCCGACGTCGTGCCCACGCTGTGGCAGCACTGGCATCGCCGACACCGGTCAACGCTTCGACGCCGTCCGGTTGAAGCGGGTCTTCTCCGAGGTCCGTCGGGACGACGCGAAGATCACCGACAACGACGATCTGCGTCACTCACAGCGCTTCGAGGTGCTCGTCGCCGTGGACTTCGACCCGGCTCGCCTGGTGGAGCAATGGTCCGTCGAAGCAGCCGGTCTCGGTGTCTCGCACTACCGTCGCCTCCCCGTGCGGTGGTTCAACCTCGGACGGTCCTCGAACGCGCCCAGCACCCGGATCCTGGCCGGCAGGGACGTTGCCGCGCAGCTCTTCCGGGTCTGCGAAATCTGCGGGAAGCTCGATCAGGAAGCGGGCACCAATTCACCGCACGAGCACCGCGCCTGGTGTCCGCACCGCACCGCGGTGGATGAGCACACCCGCGAATTCGGACTCAGCCGGGAGCTCGTCACGCAGGCGATCGCCATCAGCCTGCCGCCGAGCGTGACAGCGGACCAGTTCAGCGTGCCGAGCCTGCAGGCTGCGCTCCTCCTCGGGTTGCGCGAGATCATCGGCGGTGCCCCGGATCACCTGCGGGTGGAGGTCGTGCCGCAGCCGCTCGGCACCGGTGACGGCGCAACCCGAACGGCGCTGCTGCTGCACGACATCGTGCCCGGTGGCACGGGCTACCTCACGGATGTCGCGGGAGCCGAACGGCTCTGGGCGATCCTGCTGCGAGCGGCTCGGACGCTCGAGGACTGCCCGTGTCAGTACGAAGAGCGAGCCGCCTGTCATCGCTGTCTGCTGCCCTTCACCCATGACAGCTCCTCCGTCACGCGGTTGGACGCCATCCGAGCACTGCGGGTGCTGCTCGAGATCGACGAGGAGACCTCCGCTCACGCCCTGGAGATCGACGCACCCACCTGGGACGTCACGGACCGGCCGATCGATGCCGACTGGGGTGAGTCAACTCTCGAGCAGAAGTTCCGCAACGCGCTCAAGGAACGGCTCGCGAAGAACACTGATGTGAAGGAGTCGACCGGACCGAACGGGGCAGAGCTGCGCATCTCCAGCGGCGGCCGGCAGTGGCGACTGCGGCCGCAGGTGCTGATCTCACAGACCAAGCCCGACTTCGAGCTGACGGCGAGCGGTGGTGCCGGGCGTTACGCGATCTACACGGACGGACACGCTTACCACGCGGTCCCCGCTGTCAATCGCCTCGCCGACGACGCCGAGAAGCGGGAACGCTTGCGGTCACAGGGGATTCAAGTCATCGCCGTCGCATGGGGCGACATCGACGACCCGACACGGCCCGTGTGGCTGAACGACCAGGTGATCGCCGCGCTGCGGAAAACTCCTCAAGGGGCAGGGATCTCGCAAGCAGTCGTTCAGGAATACGCGGGCGGACCACTCGCGCTGCTCGAAGGCATCGTCCACAACCCCACCGATCCGGCGCGCACCATGCTCGCTCGCAACCTGCCCTTCCTGCTCGCCCAACGACCCGGTTTCCGCCGGGGATGGATCGGTCCCGACCAGGACCTACTGCGAGTGGCCGACAGTCTGCTTGCCGAGCCGGAGCGCGAGCTCGACACTGCGGGCGACTCGCTGATCGTCCACCGGAGCGAGCACCTGGTCCTCGCCTGCCGGTTGAAGGGCATCGCGCCGGTCGAGGTCGCGCTCGTCTTCGACGACACTGAAACCGCAGTGGCGAGTCCGGACCACGTGGACGCCTGGCACGCCTGGTTGGAACTGTCGAACGTGATCGGCCTCAGTGACATCGAGGCCAGGATCAGCGTGCGCTCGCTGGTCGAGAAGGATGCGAAGGCGACAGGCGGTGCACCGGTGTCGACGGTCGACGAAGCTGCCTGGGACGGAAGCGATCTGGGGGGTCTCGGGTCGACCGCGAAACGGGTGGCGGCCCTGCTCGCCGCTGCCGGCGTTGCGCAACCGGACATCATGTCGGAGGTCGACGGCATCATGGTCGACCTCACGTGGCGAGAACAGCGCGTCGCAGTACTCGACGCTGAAGCACCGGCCGACGACTTGGAGGACCTGCGTGGGTCCGGGTGGAAGGTCGTGCGACTCGACCTTACTGCTCCGGAGCAGCTCGCGCAGGACGTTCGCAACGCGCTCGACGAGCAGAAGGGGTAA
- a CDS encoding 3'-5' exonuclease produces MAAAWLELNKRTFFDHVVVDEAQDLNPSQLRFLRAVVAPGDNDLFICEDSHQRIYGQKVVLSHVGIKVTGRARSLRLNYRTTAENLDWAMHILAGGDFTDLTGEAEDHTYHSARSGPQPKVVECSSMSDELDKAAELIKSWMPDDSDDDGRAPKPEAIAVLVRDQYRRQTVVSGLADRGVQVRSVDRENAKPGMPLVMTMHRAKGLEFTHVLLFGVHEGSVPNALKDYKSSEEDFKDAMLRERSLLYVAATRARDVLAVSWHGEKSSLL; encoded by the coding sequence ATCGCCGCAGCCTGGCTGGAGCTCAACAAGCGCACGTTCTTCGATCACGTAGTCGTCGACGAGGCACAGGACCTCAACCCGTCGCAACTGCGCTTCCTGCGCGCGGTCGTCGCTCCCGGTGACAACGACCTGTTCATCTGTGAGGACTCGCACCAACGGATCTACGGGCAGAAGGTCGTGCTCTCCCACGTCGGCATCAAGGTGACCGGGCGGGCACGGAGCCTCCGCCTCAACTACCGCACGACCGCCGAAAACCTGGACTGGGCGATGCACATCCTCGCCGGTGGTGACTTCACCGACCTGACCGGTGAGGCCGAGGACCACACCTACCACTCCGCCCGCAGTGGGCCACAGCCGAAGGTTGTCGAATGCTCGTCGATGAGCGATGAGCTCGACAAAGCAGCCGAGCTCATCAAGTCCTGGATGCCCGACGACTCCGATGACGACGGGCGCGCGCCGAAGCCGGAGGCGATCGCTGTCCTGGTGCGCGACCAGTACCGACGCCAGACAGTCGTCAGCGGCCTGGCCGACCGCGGTGTGCAGGTGCGATCGGTCGACCGGGAGAACGCCAAACCCGGGATGCCGTTGGTCATGACGATGCACCGGGCCAAGGGGCTGGAGTTCACGCACGTGCTGCTCTTCGGCGTGCACGAAGGTTCGGTGCCCAACGCGCTCAAGGACTACAAGTCCAGCGAGGAGGACTTCAAGGACGCCATGCTCCGCGAGCGGTCACTGCTCTACGTCGCGGCCACCCGCGCGCGAGACGTGTTGGCGGTCAGCTGGCACGGGGAGAAGTCCTCGTTGCTCTGA
- a CDS encoding UvrD-helicase domain-containing protein — MPILILNKVKDGLDASMKKKAFAFLEKLQLDDKLPGLHIEPIKGSVDPRVRTGRVHDGYRCVMFKIDGASEPVYVLHGIWPHDEANKIAESVRLSMNPINGMPEIERVLDSYVAAAASATPEVLPAPEPVPIAAPAPAVEAAPSEDAVETPSPKTKAPTWPTDASAEAFHEELGINRELAQQALDAPTEEDLLTIVADARVEWQGEALLELATGTSVADVRTAYGLDKAIDLGHGSEDEKFLKSLEHPFVQASFHLIDDSEELRRIIEGGDLVAWRLFLHPEQRKYVDNDYHGPFRLSGGAGTGKTVVALHRAARLAGERTEARVLLTTFTRNLADDLASNIRALDESTTLQTHLESPGIHVRGLDQVVRSVLQTAGTDIDAAVAEVLGDSRSGVTSATPQDAWKEAIDDADADLPPEVATPAFFAAEYGLVVLPARITTETAYIRVRRKGRGVALDRTKRQQVWQVIERYRAIGRPMTAPTGRRRRRSPQPGWSSTSARSSIT, encoded by the coding sequence ATGCCGATCTTGATCCTCAACAAGGTGAAGGACGGGCTCGACGCGTCCATGAAGAAGAAGGCGTTCGCCTTCCTCGAGAAACTGCAACTGGACGACAAGCTGCCGGGTCTGCACATCGAACCCATCAAGGGATCGGTCGATCCCCGCGTCCGGACCGGCCGTGTCCACGACGGCTACCGCTGCGTGATGTTCAAGATCGACGGCGCGTCCGAGCCGGTCTACGTGCTGCACGGGATCTGGCCGCACGACGAGGCGAACAAGATCGCCGAGAGCGTCCGGCTGTCGATGAACCCGATCAACGGCATGCCGGAGATAGAGCGCGTGCTCGACTCCTACGTCGCGGCCGCTGCGAGCGCGACCCCCGAAGTGCTGCCGGCACCCGAGCCGGTGCCGATCGCCGCTCCCGCGCCCGCTGTCGAAGCTGCACCATCCGAGGACGCAGTCGAGACACCGTCACCGAAGACCAAGGCACCGACCTGGCCGACGGACGCGAGCGCCGAGGCATTCCACGAAGAGTTGGGCATCAACCGCGAGCTGGCGCAGCAGGCGCTCGACGCACCCACCGAGGAGGACCTGCTGACCATCGTCGCGGACGCGCGCGTCGAGTGGCAGGGCGAGGCACTGCTGGAGCTGGCCACCGGCACCTCCGTCGCCGACGTACGCACGGCATACGGACTCGACAAGGCCATCGATCTCGGCCACGGCTCCGAGGACGAGAAGTTCCTCAAGAGCCTGGAGCACCCGTTCGTCCAGGCGTCGTTCCACCTGATCGACGACAGCGAAGAGCTGCGCAGGATCATCGAGGGCGGCGACCTGGTTGCCTGGCGGCTCTTCCTGCACCCGGAGCAGCGCAAGTACGTCGACAACGACTACCACGGGCCGTTCCGCCTGTCGGGCGGTGCAGGAACCGGCAAGACGGTGGTGGCGCTGCACCGGGCTGCTCGGTTGGCCGGCGAGCGCACCGAGGCGCGCGTCCTGCTCACCACGTTCACCCGCAACCTCGCAGATGATCTCGCGTCGAACATCCGGGCGCTCGACGAGTCAACAACGCTTCAAACGCATTTGGAGTCTCCCGGGATCCACGTCCGTGGACTCGACCAGGTCGTACGGTCCGTCCTGCAGACTGCTGGGACCGACATCGACGCAGCGGTGGCCGAGGTCCTGGGCGACAGCCGGTCGGGCGTGACCAGCGCGACACCGCAGGATGCCTGGAAAGAAGCCATCGACGATGCCGACGCCGACCTGCCGCCGGAGGTCGCGACGCCGGCATTCTTCGCCGCGGAGTACGGCCTGGTCGTACTCCCGGCACGCATCACGACGGAGACGGCATACATCCGAGTGCGCCGCAAGGGCCGTGGCGTGGCGCTCGATCGCACCAAACGACAGCAGGTTTGGCAGGTCATCGAGCGCTACCGGGCGATCGGCCGGCCAATGACAGCACCGACTGGGCGGAGAAGGCGGCGATCGCCGCAGCCTGGCTGGAGCTCAACAAGCGCACGTTCTTCGATCACGTAG